The Mercurialis annua linkage group LG2, ddMerAnnu1.2, whole genome shotgun sequence genome contains a region encoding:
- the LOC126669167 gene encoding nucleoside hydrolase 3-like isoform X2 yields MLVLQRIFLILVLLVITVVQGKPERIVFDTDVDTDDFFALLYLLKLNRSEFELQGITISANAWSDAGHAVNHIYDILYMMDRDDIPLGVGGEGGILDDGTILPNVGGYLPIIEQGISTVGGCRYRQAISLGIRGRLDVDSNFGLRKAFLPQGSRKYNPLRQPTAQQVLIDTISAGSTNVIIVGGHTNFAIFLMNNPHLKKNIKHIYVMGGSVRSRNPSGCCPTNATTSSCRNRQCGDRGNLFSDYTSNPYAKFNIFADPFAAYQVIHSGIPITLVPLDATNTIPITQEFFNTFELNQNTYEAQYCFQSLKMARETRSDVQFYSNYFMWDSFTSGVAVSMMRNSLKRNGENEFAEMEYMNITVVTSNEPYGVYDGSNPFFGGRKLPKFNLTRGGVHSGHVQTGLRDPFCTAQNGRGRCQDGYTKEVTGPEGVRVIVATKAKPNPNTSSELDKAFFKNFLEVLNNPEQTGRLNFTTQFPYYREILYKPDFGSKRLGKPVVFDMDMSAGDFLALFYLLKLPVELINLKAIIVSPTGWANAATIDVVYDLLHMMGRDDIPVGLGDAFAKNQSDSIFPSVGDCKYAKSVPHGSGGILDSDTLYGLARNLPRSPRRYTAQNSAKFGAPRDTDHPELRQPLALEIWESVKKTLEPESEISILTNGPLTNLANIILSDKKASTVIKDVYVVGGQISRSNEYPEMNMHLDPLAAKTVFESSLNITLIPLEAQRKVTSFSTILQSLSKTNSTPEALFARRVLSKLYRLQQKHHRYHHMDIFLGEILGAVVLGDDLSLLDATWQFKPIRVVAGGDEFRDGEIVVDEKQGKIVRILESVDPTVYYNRFATELGVKNQSAVVAGFEEQGRIWSRKTKS; encoded by the exons ATGCTGGTGTTACAGAGGATTTTCTTGATACTTGTTCTACTGGTCATCACAGTAGTACAAGGTAAACCAGAAAGGATTGTCTTTGATACGGATGTAGATACCGATGATTTCTTCGCTCTATTGTACCTCTTGAAGCTTAACCGGTCAGAGTTCGAGTTGCAG GGTATCACTATAAGTGCAAATGCATGGAGCGATGCAGGGCATGCTGTGAACCATATTTATGACATTCTTTATATGATGGACCGTGACGATATTCCTCTCGGAGTTGGTGGTGAGGGTGGAATTCTTGATGATGGTACTATACTTCCGAATGTCGGTGGATACCTTCCGATAATCGAACAG GGAATTTCAACAGTAGGAGGCTGTCGATACAGGCAAGCCATTTCTTTAGGTATTCGAGGACGACTAGATGTCGATTCCAACTTTGGTTTGAGGAAAGCCTTTCTGCCGCAG GGCAGCAGGAAATATAATCCTCTCCGACAACCAACTGCACAACAAGTTCTGATAGACACAATATCTGCAGGTTCTACTAACGTCATTATAGTAGGAGGTCACACAAATTTTGCAATTTTCCTTATGAACAATCCACATCTAAAGAAGAACATCAAGCATATCTATGTCATGGGTGGCAGCGTAAGGTCACGAAATCCTTCCGGTTGCTGCCCGACAAATGCAACAACGTCGTCTTGTCGGAATAGACAATGCGGTGACCGTGGTAATCTGTTTTCAGATTACACCAGTAATCCTTATGCCAAATTTAACATTTTCGCCGATCCTTTCGCTGCGTACCAG GTTATTCATTCAGGAATTCCGATAACGTTGGTGCCTCTGGATGCAACAAACACGATTCCCATTACTCAGGAATTCTTTAACACATTTGAGCTTAATCAGAATACTTATGAGGCGCAATACTGTTTCCAATCCTTGAAAATGGCTCGTGAAACTCGATCAGATGTCCAGTTTTACTCG AATTATTTCATGTGGGATTCATTCACATCAGGAGTAGCAGTTTCTATGATGCGTAATTCGCTGAAGCGAAACGGAGAAAATGAATTTGCTGAAATGGAATATATGAACATAACAGTAGTTACTTCAAATGAACCATATGGAGTGTATGATGGTTCGAATCCATTTTTCGGTGGCCGTAAGCTTCCGAAGTTTAACCTGACAAGAGGTGGAGTACATAGTGGTCATGTACAAACAGGCCTGAGAGACCCTTTTTGCACTGCACAGAATGGGAGAGGAAGATGCCAG GATGGCTATACGAAGGAGGTAACAGGTCCTGAAGGTGTTCGTGTTATTGTCGCGACGAAAGCAAAACCTAATCCAAACACTAGTAGTGAACTTGACAAGGCCTTTTTCAAGAATTTCTTGGAA GTTTTGAATAATCCTGAACAAACTGGAAGACTCAATTTTACGACACAGTTTCCTTATTACAGAGAAATTCTTTACAAGCCGGATTTTGGAAGCAAAAGACTTGGCAAACCTGTTGTCTTTGACATGGATATGAGTGCTGGAGATTTTCTTGCTCTGTTCTATCTCCTTAAATTGCCTGTAGAATTAATAAACCTCAAG GCTATCATTGTAAGTCCGACCGGGTGGGCCAATGCAGCAACTATAGATGTAGTGTATGACTTACTGCATATGATGGGTCGTGATGACATTCCGGTTGGCCTTGGAGATGCTTTTGCTAAAAACCAGTCTGATTCCATTTTTCCTTCTGTTGGTGACTGCAAGTATGCGAAGTCTGTTCCACACGGCAGTGGCGGAATTTTGGATTCTGATACTCTTTACGGTCTTGCTAGGAATCTACCACGAAGCCCCCGAAG GTATACTGCACAAAACTCTGCAAAATTTGGAGCTCCTCGCGACACTGATCATCCTGAACTCAGACAGCCTCTAGCACTTGAGATTTGGGAGTCTGTCAAGAAAACATTGGAGCCAGAATCAGAAATCAGTATATTAACAAATGGACCATTGACTAATTTagcaaatataattttatcagACAAGAAAGCTAGCACTGTGATTAAG GATGTGTATGTTGTCGGGGGACAAATTAGCCGTTCTAATGAATATCCAGAAATGAATATGCATCTTGACCCCTTGGCTGCAAAGACAGTTTTTGAGTCATCACTCAACATTACACTCATTCCGCTAGAGGCGCAACGGAAAGTAACTTCATTCTCCACGATCCTACAAAGTTTAAGCAAGACAAACAGCACACCTGAGGCATTGTTTGCCCGTCGTGTACTGTCCAAGCTTTACCGGTTGCAACAAAAACACCACAGATACCATCACATG GATATATTCCTGGGAGAAATACTCGGCGCGGTAGTCTTGGGTGACGATTTGTCGTTGTTGGACGCGACATGGCAATTCAAGCCGATTAGGGTTGTTGCCGGGGGTGATGAATTTAGAGATGGGGAGATTGTGGTAGATGAAAAACAAGGAAAAATTGTGAGAATATTGGAAAGTGTAGATCCAACAGTTTATTATAACCGTTTTGCAACGGAACTAGGAGTAAAGAACCAATCTGCTGTGGTAGCAGGTTTTGAGGAGCAGGGAAGAATTTGGAGTCGCAAAACCAAATCCTGA
- the LOC126669167 gene encoding nucleoside hydrolase 3-like isoform X3 codes for MNNPHLKKNIKHIYVMGGSVRSRNPSGCCPTNATTSSCRNRQCGDRGNLFSDYTSNPYAKFNIFADPFAAYQVIHSGIPITLVPLDATNTIPITQEFFNTFELNQNTYEAQYCFQSLKMARETRSDVQFYSNYFMWDSFTSGVAVSMMRNSLKRNGENEFAEMEYMNITVVTSNEPYGVYDGSNPFFGGRKLPKFNLTRGGVHSGHVQTGLRDPFCTAQNGRGRCQDGYTKEVTGPEGVRVIVATKAKPNPNTSSELDKAFFKNFLEVLNNPEQTGRLNFTTQFPYYREILYKPDFGSKRLGKPVVFDMDMSAGDFLALFYLLKLPVELINLKAIIVSPTGWANAATIDVVYDLLHMMGRDDIPVGLGDAFAKNQSDSIFPSVGDCKYAKSVPHGSGGILDSDTLYGLARNLPRSPRRYTAQNSAKFGAPRDTDHPELRQPLALEIWESVKKTLEPESEISILTNGPLTNLANIILSDKKASTVIKDVYVVGGQISRSNEYPEMNMHLDPLAAKTVFESSLNITLIPLEAQRKVTSFSTILQSLSKTNSTPEALFARRVLSKLYRLQQKHHRYHHMDIFLGEILGAVVLGDDLSLLDATWQFKPIRVVAGGDEFRDGEIVVDEKQGKIVRILESVDPTVYYNRFATELGVKNQSAVVAGFEEQGRIWSRKTKS; via the exons ATGAACAATCCACATCTAAAGAAGAACATCAAGCATATCTATGTCATGGGTGGCAGCGTAAGGTCACGAAATCCTTCCGGTTGCTGCCCGACAAATGCAACAACGTCGTCTTGTCGGAATAGACAATGCGGTGACCGTGGTAATCTGTTTTCAGATTACACCAGTAATCCTTATGCCAAATTTAACATTTTCGCCGATCCTTTCGCTGCGTACCAG GTTATTCATTCAGGAATTCCGATAACGTTGGTGCCTCTGGATGCAACAAACACGATTCCCATTACTCAGGAATTCTTTAACACATTTGAGCTTAATCAGAATACTTATGAGGCGCAATACTGTTTCCAATCCTTGAAAATGGCTCGTGAAACTCGATCAGATGTCCAGTTTTACTCG AATTATTTCATGTGGGATTCATTCACATCAGGAGTAGCAGTTTCTATGATGCGTAATTCGCTGAAGCGAAACGGAGAAAATGAATTTGCTGAAATGGAATATATGAACATAACAGTAGTTACTTCAAATGAACCATATGGAGTGTATGATGGTTCGAATCCATTTTTCGGTGGCCGTAAGCTTCCGAAGTTTAACCTGACAAGAGGTGGAGTACATAGTGGTCATGTACAAACAGGCCTGAGAGACCCTTTTTGCACTGCACAGAATGGGAGAGGAAGATGCCAG GATGGCTATACGAAGGAGGTAACAGGTCCTGAAGGTGTTCGTGTTATTGTCGCGACGAAAGCAAAACCTAATCCAAACACTAGTAGTGAACTTGACAAGGCCTTTTTCAAGAATTTCTTGGAA GTTTTGAATAATCCTGAACAAACTGGAAGACTCAATTTTACGACACAGTTTCCTTATTACAGAGAAATTCTTTACAAGCCGGATTTTGGAAGCAAAAGACTTGGCAAACCTGTTGTCTTTGACATGGATATGAGTGCTGGAGATTTTCTTGCTCTGTTCTATCTCCTTAAATTGCCTGTAGAATTAATAAACCTCAAG GCTATCATTGTAAGTCCGACCGGGTGGGCCAATGCAGCAACTATAGATGTAGTGTATGACTTACTGCATATGATGGGTCGTGATGACATTCCGGTTGGCCTTGGAGATGCTTTTGCTAAAAACCAGTCTGATTCCATTTTTCCTTCTGTTGGTGACTGCAAGTATGCGAAGTCTGTTCCACACGGCAGTGGCGGAATTTTGGATTCTGATACTCTTTACGGTCTTGCTAGGAATCTACCACGAAGCCCCCGAAG GTATACTGCACAAAACTCTGCAAAATTTGGAGCTCCTCGCGACACTGATCATCCTGAACTCAGACAGCCTCTAGCACTTGAGATTTGGGAGTCTGTCAAGAAAACATTGGAGCCAGAATCAGAAATCAGTATATTAACAAATGGACCATTGACTAATTTagcaaatataattttatcagACAAGAAAGCTAGCACTGTGATTAAG GATGTGTATGTTGTCGGGGGACAAATTAGCCGTTCTAATGAATATCCAGAAATGAATATGCATCTTGACCCCTTGGCTGCAAAGACAGTTTTTGAGTCATCACTCAACATTACACTCATTCCGCTAGAGGCGCAACGGAAAGTAACTTCATTCTCCACGATCCTACAAAGTTTAAGCAAGACAAACAGCACACCTGAGGCATTGTTTGCCCGTCGTGTACTGTCCAAGCTTTACCGGTTGCAACAAAAACACCACAGATACCATCACATG GATATATTCCTGGGAGAAATACTCGGCGCGGTAGTCTTGGGTGACGATTTGTCGTTGTTGGACGCGACATGGCAATTCAAGCCGATTAGGGTTGTTGCCGGGGGTGATGAATTTAGAGATGGGGAGATTGTGGTAGATGAAAAACAAGGAAAAATTGTGAGAATATTGGAAAGTGTAGATCCAACAGTTTATTATAACCGTTTTGCAACGGAACTAGGAGTAAAGAACCAATCTGCTGTGGTAGCAGGTTTTGAGGAGCAGGGAAGAATTTGGAGTCGCAAAACCAAATCCTGA
- the LOC126669167 gene encoding nucleoside hydrolase 4-like isoform X4 → MMRNSLKRNGENEFAEMEYMNITVVTSNEPYGVYDGSNPFFGGRKLPKFNLTRGGVHSGHVQTGLRDPFCTAQNGRGRCQDGYTKEVTGPEGVRVIVATKAKPNPNTSSELDKAFFKNFLEVLNNPEQTGRLNFTTQFPYYREILYKPDFGSKRLGKPVVFDMDMSAGDFLALFYLLKLPVELINLKAIIVSPTGWANAATIDVVYDLLHMMGRDDIPVGLGDAFAKNQSDSIFPSVGDCKYAKSVPHGSGGILDSDTLYGLARNLPRSPRRYTAQNSAKFGAPRDTDHPELRQPLALEIWESVKKTLEPESEISILTNGPLTNLANIILSDKKASTVIKDVYVVGGQISRSNEYPEMNMHLDPLAAKTVFESSLNITLIPLEAQRKVTSFSTILQSLSKTNSTPEALFARRVLSKLYRLQQKHHRYHHMDIFLGEILGAVVLGDDLSLLDATWQFKPIRVVAGGDEFRDGEIVVDEKQGKIVRILESVDPTVYYNRFATELGVKNQSAVVAGFEEQGRIWSRKTKS, encoded by the exons ATGATGCGTAATTCGCTGAAGCGAAACGGAGAAAATGAATTTGCTGAAATGGAATATATGAACATAACAGTAGTTACTTCAAATGAACCATATGGAGTGTATGATGGTTCGAATCCATTTTTCGGTGGCCGTAAGCTTCCGAAGTTTAACCTGACAAGAGGTGGAGTACATAGTGGTCATGTACAAACAGGCCTGAGAGACCCTTTTTGCACTGCACAGAATGGGAGAGGAAGATGCCAG GATGGCTATACGAAGGAGGTAACAGGTCCTGAAGGTGTTCGTGTTATTGTCGCGACGAAAGCAAAACCTAATCCAAACACTAGTAGTGAACTTGACAAGGCCTTTTTCAAGAATTTCTTGGAA GTTTTGAATAATCCTGAACAAACTGGAAGACTCAATTTTACGACACAGTTTCCTTATTACAGAGAAATTCTTTACAAGCCGGATTTTGGAAGCAAAAGACTTGGCAAACCTGTTGTCTTTGACATGGATATGAGTGCTGGAGATTTTCTTGCTCTGTTCTATCTCCTTAAATTGCCTGTAGAATTAATAAACCTCAAG GCTATCATTGTAAGTCCGACCGGGTGGGCCAATGCAGCAACTATAGATGTAGTGTATGACTTACTGCATATGATGGGTCGTGATGACATTCCGGTTGGCCTTGGAGATGCTTTTGCTAAAAACCAGTCTGATTCCATTTTTCCTTCTGTTGGTGACTGCAAGTATGCGAAGTCTGTTCCACACGGCAGTGGCGGAATTTTGGATTCTGATACTCTTTACGGTCTTGCTAGGAATCTACCACGAAGCCCCCGAAG GTATACTGCACAAAACTCTGCAAAATTTGGAGCTCCTCGCGACACTGATCATCCTGAACTCAGACAGCCTCTAGCACTTGAGATTTGGGAGTCTGTCAAGAAAACATTGGAGCCAGAATCAGAAATCAGTATATTAACAAATGGACCATTGACTAATTTagcaaatataattttatcagACAAGAAAGCTAGCACTGTGATTAAG GATGTGTATGTTGTCGGGGGACAAATTAGCCGTTCTAATGAATATCCAGAAATGAATATGCATCTTGACCCCTTGGCTGCAAAGACAGTTTTTGAGTCATCACTCAACATTACACTCATTCCGCTAGAGGCGCAACGGAAAGTAACTTCATTCTCCACGATCCTACAAAGTTTAAGCAAGACAAACAGCACACCTGAGGCATTGTTTGCCCGTCGTGTACTGTCCAAGCTTTACCGGTTGCAACAAAAACACCACAGATACCATCACATG GATATATTCCTGGGAGAAATACTCGGCGCGGTAGTCTTGGGTGACGATTTGTCGTTGTTGGACGCGACATGGCAATTCAAGCCGATTAGGGTTGTTGCCGGGGGTGATGAATTTAGAGATGGGGAGATTGTGGTAGATGAAAAACAAGGAAAAATTGTGAGAATATTGGAAAGTGTAGATCCAACAGTTTATTATAACCGTTTTGCAACGGAACTAGGAGTAAAGAACCAATCTGCTGTGGTAGCAGGTTTTGAGGAGCAGGGAAGAATTTGGAGTCGCAAAACCAAATCCTGA
- the LOC126669167 gene encoding nucleoside hydrolase 3-like isoform X1 produces MTANCLEGKVLIGAKKKMLVLQRIFLILVLLVITVVQGKPERIVFDTDVDTDDFFALLYLLKLNRSEFELQGITISANAWSDAGHAVNHIYDILYMMDRDDIPLGVGGEGGILDDGTILPNVGGYLPIIEQGISTVGGCRYRQAISLGIRGRLDVDSNFGLRKAFLPQGSRKYNPLRQPTAQQVLIDTISAGSTNVIIVGGHTNFAIFLMNNPHLKKNIKHIYVMGGSVRSRNPSGCCPTNATTSSCRNRQCGDRGNLFSDYTSNPYAKFNIFADPFAAYQVIHSGIPITLVPLDATNTIPITQEFFNTFELNQNTYEAQYCFQSLKMARETRSDVQFYSNYFMWDSFTSGVAVSMMRNSLKRNGENEFAEMEYMNITVVTSNEPYGVYDGSNPFFGGRKLPKFNLTRGGVHSGHVQTGLRDPFCTAQNGRGRCQDGYTKEVTGPEGVRVIVATKAKPNPNTSSELDKAFFKNFLEVLNNPEQTGRLNFTTQFPYYREILYKPDFGSKRLGKPVVFDMDMSAGDFLALFYLLKLPVELINLKAIIVSPTGWANAATIDVVYDLLHMMGRDDIPVGLGDAFAKNQSDSIFPSVGDCKYAKSVPHGSGGILDSDTLYGLARNLPRSPRRYTAQNSAKFGAPRDTDHPELRQPLALEIWESVKKTLEPESEISILTNGPLTNLANIILSDKKASTVIKDVYVVGGQISRSNEYPEMNMHLDPLAAKTVFESSLNITLIPLEAQRKVTSFSTILQSLSKTNSTPEALFARRVLSKLYRLQQKHHRYHHMDIFLGEILGAVVLGDDLSLLDATWQFKPIRVVAGGDEFRDGEIVVDEKQGKIVRILESVDPTVYYNRFATELGVKNQSAVVAGFEEQGRIWSRKTKS; encoded by the exons ATGACTGCTAATT GTTTGGAAGGAAAGGTTTTAATAGGAGCAAAGAAAAAAATGCTGGTGTTACAGAGGATTTTCTTGATACTTGTTCTACTGGTCATCACAGTAGTACAAGGTAAACCAGAAAGGATTGTCTTTGATACGGATGTAGATACCGATGATTTCTTCGCTCTATTGTACCTCTTGAAGCTTAACCGGTCAGAGTTCGAGTTGCAG GGTATCACTATAAGTGCAAATGCATGGAGCGATGCAGGGCATGCTGTGAACCATATTTATGACATTCTTTATATGATGGACCGTGACGATATTCCTCTCGGAGTTGGTGGTGAGGGTGGAATTCTTGATGATGGTACTATACTTCCGAATGTCGGTGGATACCTTCCGATAATCGAACAG GGAATTTCAACAGTAGGAGGCTGTCGATACAGGCAAGCCATTTCTTTAGGTATTCGAGGACGACTAGATGTCGATTCCAACTTTGGTTTGAGGAAAGCCTTTCTGCCGCAG GGCAGCAGGAAATATAATCCTCTCCGACAACCAACTGCACAACAAGTTCTGATAGACACAATATCTGCAGGTTCTACTAACGTCATTATAGTAGGAGGTCACACAAATTTTGCAATTTTCCTTATGAACAATCCACATCTAAAGAAGAACATCAAGCATATCTATGTCATGGGTGGCAGCGTAAGGTCACGAAATCCTTCCGGTTGCTGCCCGACAAATGCAACAACGTCGTCTTGTCGGAATAGACAATGCGGTGACCGTGGTAATCTGTTTTCAGATTACACCAGTAATCCTTATGCCAAATTTAACATTTTCGCCGATCCTTTCGCTGCGTACCAG GTTATTCATTCAGGAATTCCGATAACGTTGGTGCCTCTGGATGCAACAAACACGATTCCCATTACTCAGGAATTCTTTAACACATTTGAGCTTAATCAGAATACTTATGAGGCGCAATACTGTTTCCAATCCTTGAAAATGGCTCGTGAAACTCGATCAGATGTCCAGTTTTACTCG AATTATTTCATGTGGGATTCATTCACATCAGGAGTAGCAGTTTCTATGATGCGTAATTCGCTGAAGCGAAACGGAGAAAATGAATTTGCTGAAATGGAATATATGAACATAACAGTAGTTACTTCAAATGAACCATATGGAGTGTATGATGGTTCGAATCCATTTTTCGGTGGCCGTAAGCTTCCGAAGTTTAACCTGACAAGAGGTGGAGTACATAGTGGTCATGTACAAACAGGCCTGAGAGACCCTTTTTGCACTGCACAGAATGGGAGAGGAAGATGCCAG GATGGCTATACGAAGGAGGTAACAGGTCCTGAAGGTGTTCGTGTTATTGTCGCGACGAAAGCAAAACCTAATCCAAACACTAGTAGTGAACTTGACAAGGCCTTTTTCAAGAATTTCTTGGAA GTTTTGAATAATCCTGAACAAACTGGAAGACTCAATTTTACGACACAGTTTCCTTATTACAGAGAAATTCTTTACAAGCCGGATTTTGGAAGCAAAAGACTTGGCAAACCTGTTGTCTTTGACATGGATATGAGTGCTGGAGATTTTCTTGCTCTGTTCTATCTCCTTAAATTGCCTGTAGAATTAATAAACCTCAAG GCTATCATTGTAAGTCCGACCGGGTGGGCCAATGCAGCAACTATAGATGTAGTGTATGACTTACTGCATATGATGGGTCGTGATGACATTCCGGTTGGCCTTGGAGATGCTTTTGCTAAAAACCAGTCTGATTCCATTTTTCCTTCTGTTGGTGACTGCAAGTATGCGAAGTCTGTTCCACACGGCAGTGGCGGAATTTTGGATTCTGATACTCTTTACGGTCTTGCTAGGAATCTACCACGAAGCCCCCGAAG GTATACTGCACAAAACTCTGCAAAATTTGGAGCTCCTCGCGACACTGATCATCCTGAACTCAGACAGCCTCTAGCACTTGAGATTTGGGAGTCTGTCAAGAAAACATTGGAGCCAGAATCAGAAATCAGTATATTAACAAATGGACCATTGACTAATTTagcaaatataattttatcagACAAGAAAGCTAGCACTGTGATTAAG GATGTGTATGTTGTCGGGGGACAAATTAGCCGTTCTAATGAATATCCAGAAATGAATATGCATCTTGACCCCTTGGCTGCAAAGACAGTTTTTGAGTCATCACTCAACATTACACTCATTCCGCTAGAGGCGCAACGGAAAGTAACTTCATTCTCCACGATCCTACAAAGTTTAAGCAAGACAAACAGCACACCTGAGGCATTGTTTGCCCGTCGTGTACTGTCCAAGCTTTACCGGTTGCAACAAAAACACCACAGATACCATCACATG GATATATTCCTGGGAGAAATACTCGGCGCGGTAGTCTTGGGTGACGATTTGTCGTTGTTGGACGCGACATGGCAATTCAAGCCGATTAGGGTTGTTGCCGGGGGTGATGAATTTAGAGATGGGGAGATTGTGGTAGATGAAAAACAAGGAAAAATTGTGAGAATATTGGAAAGTGTAGATCCAACAGTTTATTATAACCGTTTTGCAACGGAACTAGGAGTAAAGAACCAATCTGCTGTGGTAGCAGGTTTTGAGGAGCAGGGAAGAATTTGGAGTCGCAAAACCAAATCCTGA